In the genome of Anaerolineaceae bacterium oral taxon 439, the window CCGGCGTCGTAGACGCGGACGACGATCGCCGAAGCGAGATCGTTCAGGTTTTCCCGGACGGCCGTTGCGAGGTATTTCCCGTTCGCGGACAGCGCCATGTTCCGGTCCTCCATGAACTCCCGCAGCGGGATTTTCGAGACCGCGTCCGTTTCGGCGTTCCAGACGTATAACATTTTCGCGGGGAGACTTTGAAGATCGTCCGGGTCGTCCGGGATCGGCTCCGGCGGCGAAATCAGCGCGGCGGGGGACGTGACCGGCGTGTGGTCGCGGTACGGCTGGACGGCCGAAGCGTTTTCGTCGATCTCCGCGAATTCTTCCGTGTCCCGTATCGTTATCTCCTCTCCGTCCGCGCTCATCATCCCGTAAATGGCGTGCGTCGTATGGTCGGCGTCCTCCGGGACGTACTGGCTTCCTGTGAAGAAGATTGTTTCTCCGTTCCGGATCAGGTTGAAGCTGTTGATCGAGAAGGTCCCGGGCGTCAGGTCGCGCGTCATTTCGAAGATCATCGTTTCGTCCCCTGTATCTAAATTTCTTCGATAAAGGTTCCATGAGTCCGATTTATAAAAGAGATCGGCGCCGTTTCGCGCCAGTCCGAACAGGATCGTTGTCGGAATGTCGCAGATTTCGTTCAGGTCGACGTCCCGGATCAGCTTCAGATTATCGTCATATTCGTAGAGCGCGATTCTGGTCTCGATGAAGCTTTCCCGGACTTTTTCGACGAACCAGCCGAACCCCGTTTCAAGCTCCTGAACGCGGTCCGATCGGAGGACCATCTCCGGATCGTTCAGCGATTCCGGAAACGGCGCTTCGCCGATTAGTTCCAGCGGGTCGAGCCCGAGCAGCGTCAGCCGGTCGCTCAGGATCAGCAGCCGGTCGCCCGACAAGAAGCTGAAGCTGGCGCGAGTCGCGGGCGACGCTTCTTCAGGGACGAATTCGTTCAGGGACTGCACGCGGATCGCCGGAGCGCTTTCGGCGGCGGAGGCGGGGCATGGCGGGATGACGCCCGCCGCGAGGACGAGCGTCATCATCATTCTTATCAGCGTTTTAAATTTTTTCATGGCTGCCTGATTGGGTTATTCGATCGGGATCTCGACATAGGAATAAGCCAGCTTATCCAGGAGTACCGCGCGGATCAGCTTATCCGACTCGGAGACGCTGATCTCGGGTACAAAGCCTGCCGTAAGGCCCGAATAGTTTTTCTCCATGAGGAGTTCGCCGTTCGACGTGTCGTAGAGCCGGACGGTTAAGGATGTGACCTCGGTCATCGGATCGTCGGCCGCTGCCGTAGCCAGGTATTTCCCGTTTTCTGAGAGCGCGGCCTTATGGTCTTCCATGCTGATCCGCAGCGGGATTTCGGTAATATCGCCCGTTTCGACGTTCCAGGCGTAAAAGCTCTTCACCGGCGGGGGCGTAAAGACGTAGTTTTCCGGATCGTCGAACCAGGTCGGTTTCGGATCGTTCGGGGTCAGCAGCATGATCGGCGACGACTGCGGGACGTTCTGCTCTCCGACGCCTACCTGATAAAATTCGTACGGGTCCTGAAGCGTCGTTGGATCCAGAATTGTCAGGTCGCTTCCGTCCGTGGACATCGATCCGTAAGCGCAAATCGTATCTCCGACCTCGCCGGTTATATCTAACTTTCCTCCGACGAAATAAAGTCTTTTCCCGCCGCGCAGCAGCCGCAGATCGGAGATGACATGGAATTCCGAGTCCGGCGATCGATCTGTCTGATAGATCAGGCGGTCCGAATCCGGATCGAGCGGAATCTTCCCCGCCAGAAGTTTTTCACCTTTGTCTTCCGGCGAATAAGCTACGTAATACACCTTTGACCCGTCGGGATCCGGCGCGATATTTCCGAGTCCAAAGCCAAAGGCGGACGGAAGCGCTTCGCTCAGGTTCGCTTCCTGAACGAGATTCAGATCGTTATCATATTGAAAGTAGAAAGATACCGGGCGCGTTTCGCCGCCTGCTCGCGGCGTCATATCCACCAGCCAGGCAAACCCGCTGTTGAGCGGCTGAACGCGGGCGAACAGCGCGTATTCGTCGGAAAGCTTTTCGGATATCGATTCCGGCATTTCGGCTTCCGCGGCCGCTTTCATCGTTTTCAGGTCGACGATCGTCAGCTGGTCATGGATCACCAGCAGCCGGCCTCCGGACAGGAACGTGAACGAGAGTGGATTTCCTTCAGGAGAAATCGTCTCAGGCGTAAATTCGGCTAAGCTCCGGGTCAGGGCCTCGTCCGGATCGGCTTGGCTTTGAATCGGGAGCACGGTCAGGCCGCAAATCAGTGCAAGCAGTCCCGCGAATCCGAATACGATCCGTCCGAACCAGAGTGCATGTTTTTTCATTTTGTCGTTCCTTTTCTGATGATCTTATTTTTCGATCGGGATCCGGACGAGGCGGACGGCCTGGCCGTCCTGATACAGGACGGAGATCAGCCCGTCTTCTTCGCTGATGCCGATGGCAGCGTTCGTGCATTCGCTCAGCGCCGGGAATTCGTAGGTCGCGAGGAGCGAGCCTTTCGCGGCGCCGTAAAGCCGGGGCACGAGCGCGAAGGTCCCGTCGTCGCGGCTTTCGCAGACGGCCGTCGCGAGGTACTTCCCGTTTTCGGACAGCTTCGCCCGTTCTTCTTCCGTCGGGGCCTGAAGCGGGATTTCGACGACGTGCTTCGCCGCGACGTCCAGCGCATAAACGGTTTTGATCATTTTTGTCTCGCTGTCATATTCTCCTGTAAAATATGGAACGATGAGCGCGATGGGGGACGTCTGCGGCGTATGAAGATGGAGCGGGCTGTACGCGTCTGTTATGATCTCCACATTGAAGTCCGGCGCGTCGGTCAGAACGCGGTTTTCCCCGTCTGGGGACATGGAACCGTATACGCGGACGGTATTGATATGGCTTCCGCCTTCTTCAACCGATAAGAATTTATCCCCGGAAAACAGTACGGTTTTACCATTATCGATCAGGCGGAGCGATCCTATTGAATTGAGATCCATATCGAAGCCCATCTTTGTTTCGAGCAGGATTTTTTCATCGCTGCTGTCCAGATTTATTCGGCGCATCAATGAATGTTCAACTGTGTAGATTTCGGAGCCATCTCGTGAAATATCCAGATAAACCATGTCTGGAGACGGCATATAATCGTTCAGATTGACTTCCCGAATGACGTTCAATTGGTTGTCAAACTGGTAATAGGTTCCTTTCAAATGCGGTTCGGCCGGGGTCGCTATGGAAACGATCCAGGCGAAACCGTTTTCGAGCGCTTCAACCCGATCGAATCGGATGAGTTTTTCGCTGTCGAGCGACGGTGCGGAGTCCGGCAGGGGCGCTTCGGCGATCCGCTTCATCGCGTTCAGGTCGATCAGGTTCAGCCGGTCGGTGACCGCGAAGAGGCGGTTCCCGGGAAGGAATTCGTAGACGAGCGGATCCTGAACGTCACGCGCCGGGAGGATTTCGGACAGGTCCTCAATCGGGATCTCGTCGACCCGGTAGAGCTGGTTGGGCTCCTGCGCGTGAGCGCCAACGGCGCTCGCGCAGATCAGCGCGAGCATGAGGATAAAAAGCTTGAGTTTCTTAGATCGGTTCATTTTGGCCTCCTTTTTTTCTAACCGATTCTTATTCGCGCGATATTCATCGCTATCTATATAATAGAAAACGATTCTTAAGCGAAAAAAGTTCCCGATATTTTTCAGGAACTTTTCAGAGCTTCGTATCCGTTTGGCTCAGACGAAAATCTGGTTAATATCGCCGATCGCGTAGGACGGCGGCGTCCCGACCAGCCCGACGAGCATGTTCCGGCCGGTCATTTCGTCGACGAGGATTTCCGGATGGAGGCGGAAATTGACGATTTCGCCGGTCGTGCGGACGTGCATGCGCGGTCCGGTGCAGTAGTGGCGTTGGTCTCCGATCAGGATATGCGTCCGGTCGAGATAGGAGATCGGGATGTCCTTTTTGATCATCTCGTTGACCTGATGTTCCAGATCGAGGATATTGATCGCGCGTTTGTCCATGTAGCTGAGGATAAAGCCGTGACGGACGTCGGAATGCTCGAACGACCCGATCCCGTAACCGAGGAGGCAGAATTCGCAAAGGTCTTCGGCGGTATGGGCCATGCGCCGGTAGATGACCGACTTGGAGACGATTTTCTGGAGGTCGCGCGGGTCCGGCCCGAACATGGTCGGGCGCGTGATAATAATTTCTTCGCCGACGCCGACGAGAAGATGCGCGTTGCGCTTGATTGCCGGGTAAAGAAGGTCGAAATGCTCAACGATGACCCGTTTCCCCATCGCGGTCGCGTCGTTGATCGCCTGCACGATATCGGTCATTTGGGTAAACGCCGATTCGAAGCGGATATCGATATGATAGGTATGCGCGGAGAAAAAGCTCTGATCGTGGAGCTGAAGCAGGGGCAGGGGGCGGACGTTTACGCCTTCGTCGTCGTTCGTCATCTCCAATCCAGGGAACATCCCGCGGATCAGGACGCTTTTCCCGGATCCGGATTCGCCGACGAACCCGATCAGCGAGTCGAACGGGCTCATGTACAGCTGGGCGATCTGGTTGCCGACGTCGGCCATGCGCGGGTTCCCGCGCGGCGCGAGGTAAACGCTGAACAGGTGATTTTTCTGCATTCGAGCTGAATAGCTCATCTTGACCGTCTCCTTCGTTGGCTCAGGCGGGCTGCGGCGAATCAGTATCGAGTTCGATACTGAGGAGCGGGGCGTGCTGCTGAGCCCCGTAGACGTCGGTTTCGCCTGTATCCCCGGAACAGGTCGGCCGCTGGATCGTGACCTTTATCGCTTTCGCCGGCGGGAATTCGACGATCCCGATTATTTTTTCCGGCGCGATTTTATACAGTTCGCAGATTTTTTCCGGCGAGAGGAGGCGATACTTCCGCGCCGTTTCGAAATCGTCCGCAGTTTTGAAAAGGACGTCGAGCGTCAGCTCGTATGGACCGGAGTTTTTCGAGCGGATAACGTCCGCCATTTCGGTAAGTTTTCGTTTCATTCGGTTTTCCTTTCGCCGCGTTATAGTTCGTAGACGTCGATCCGGAACGGCGCGGCCGGGTCTTCGACTTCCAGCAGGTGATACACGCTGAATTCATAGACCTTTCCCGCGTGAAAATCGCTCGGCGAGAACGGGAACGCGAGATTCCCGGCGGTCGCGATCCGTCCCGGGTAGCCGTAATGGAGCATGGTTGATCGCGCGGTCGCGCAGACGGCGTCGGCGCGTTCCTGCGATTCGGCGACGGCTTCAATAATGATCCCCAGTTCATGCGCCGATTCGGTTCCGGGGGTGGGTTCGAGCGGCCCCATGACGCCGTCTTTTCCGTAAACGGTAAAATTCAGCCGATAGTCCCAGGGCTGATCTTTATAGATATCGGCGACGTTGGCGCGGACGGCGGCGATCGTCCGGTCGATTTCGCGGATCATGATCGGGTCGCGCGTCCCGGCGATCGAGACGGTTCGGAAGCCGACGGACTGCGCGCCTTCGAGCTTGATCGTGTAGGGCTTGTCAGCGATGAACTTCGATCCGGAGACGCGGATTCTTCCGCTGCCCTGATCGGTGAAGGAACAGTCTCGTAAGTCAAGATGACCGCCGGGCCCGGGGAGAATATACGGGTTGGTTTTTTCGTAGAGCGTATGCGCCGCGACGGATACCGTCGTGCATTTCCGGACCGGGTTCAGCGCTTCGAGCTCGAACCAATCGTTCGTCAGCTTCCCGAACATGCAGTCCGACCCGCTTCCCGGCGAGGCGCAGATCGCGGCGCACTCAAGGATTTTCCCCAGATGCAGCGCGAGGGCGCGGTCGAAGCCGTCGCGGATCGGCAGCGCGGCGAAGACGCTCGGATCGTAGGAACGGCCGGCGAGGACAACGTCCGGAATCTCTTCAAAGGCGCGGATATACGGCTCGACGCCCATCTGGCCGACGATATGTTCCGAGTTGAGGACGCGTTCTTCGGTCAGCTCCGGCGCGCGGTCAAGCGGCCGGATTTTTCCTTTTTTGAGCGCGTCGGCGACAAAGCTTTTTTCAAATTCAGCGTGGATAACCGCGATTCTGAAATTCAGCGCTTCTTCGCGCGCGATTTCGCGGATAATCTCGAAACACCATGCCAGATGCGGCTCTGCGCCGCTTCCGCCGGCGGTTCCGACGACGACCGGGATTTTCCGTTCGACGCCGGCTTTGATCATGATTCTTAAGTCGCGTTTGACCGCCTGGCGGTCTGTAAACGAGATTCCGGACCCGAGATAGTACGGCCCCGGGTCGGTCGAACCGGCGTCCGCCGCGATCAGGTCGGGTCCTTTCGCGATCCCGGCTTCGAAGGAGGCGATCGGAAAGCCGTAACCGAGAATCGCGGTCGCGGACAGGATTTTAAATTCGGGTTTCATTGTAAATCCTTCTTCCCTTCTATTTCCGGGCGGCGCGGTAAGCGAGGATCCGCTGCATTTCGTTATAAACGATCATGAAGCCTTCGTCAAATCCCATCCCCGGTTTGGCGAGCATCTGCGCCGGGGAGGTCGCCATGGCGACGTGGGCCGTAATCTGAGCGGAACGATCGGTCTCGTTGCAGCTTCCTCCCAGATACGCGCCGACGCCTTTTTCGCGGCAGTACAGGACGGCCTCGGCGGAATTATGCATGGAACCGAGATCGGGGGTCTTAATCTGGATCATGTGGCCGGCTTTGGCGTCGGCGAATTCGCGGACGTCTTCCAGCGTGTTGCACCATTCGTCGGCGACGAGTTCGACCGGGATACCGCGTTCGTCGAGCGCTGCGGTGAGCGCGGTCAGCGCGTCGCGCTGGGCGTCATGCGCGCCGTAATCGACCGGTCCTTCGATCCGGAGCCTGAACGGAGCGGCGAGTTCCGCGAGGGAGGCGAGGTAGCCGCTGATCGCCGCCCAGTCGTTTTTCGGGAAGATTTCGCCGATCGTCCCGTAAACGTCGATATGAAGGACAGGGTTATAGGACGGCGAGACGCGGAGCTCACGGATCCGGTTCGAGAGCCGCCGGACGTAGGCGGCGAGAATTTCGCCTTTTTCGCCCAGTTTTTCTTTAACGTTGTTGATCAGCGCATGCGGCAGGACGTCCGCCGACTTCAGGATCATTTTGTCTGCGTTGAGGTCGCGTTCGTCGCCGGACTGCGCGAAGATGGGGATCGGCCTGTCGGAGACGGTCGTCCCGTATTCCCGCGCTAACGTTTCGCACATCAGCTCATGGTTGGATTTCGCGATCGCGTCGAGGACCGCCTGGCTCAGGCCGTAACGGATCGCGGTATGGAGCGGCTTCCCGTCAACGCGGATTGCTTCTATTTCGCGCATCGCGGCGTCGAACGAGGTCCAGTCGCGCCCTTCGATTCTGGGCAGGACTTCGCGTTCGATGAGCGGGAGGAACGTTCTGGCGAGGAAAACCGGGTCGCGCCCTCCTGCGCCGGAGTATTGAACCGCGGCGCAGTCGCCATATGCGATTTGTCCGTCGGCGAGGAGGAATTGGACGCTGATCGCTTCGCCGGGGATGCGGATGCGTTCGAATCCGGGCGTGACCGGCGCGCCGGCGTAGCTCATTCCGTCATGCGCCGCGCCTTGTTTGATCGCTTTCTGGTCGTCGAAGTAGAATCCGGTCCGTCCCGGCGATAAAAAAGTACGTTGAATTTTCATGGGATTTCTGGCTCCTTGTTGGGATGGGTCAGCGCGGACGACCGACGAGGCGGCCCTTGCTGATCGCGTAGACGTCGTCAATGACCATCTGGAATGACGCCTGACGTTTTTCATAGGCCGCGCGTTCGTTGATTTTCTGTTTATGGAAATCGAGAAGTGCGGGCGTCAGCGGGAGCGCGCCGGGATGGAAGATCCGGACCGCGCCGCGGTTATCGCGCGCGGGAAGAAGCTTCCCGGCGTTATACTTGCTGGGTGCGAACGGGATATCGAGGAATCCGGCCTGGAACGCGCGGACGACGCCGGCGGCGATGCTGCCTTCTCCGATCTCGATGACTTTATCGACGATGCAGCGGGTTTCTTCCTCGATCAGCGCCTGCTCCTCGCTGAGCGACGCCCTGTCGGGCATCTGGTCGCGCAGCATGGTGATCATCTGTTTAGTAGCGCGCAGGCCGGCGGCGTTGGCTTCCATCGTGGGAACGCCGATCGCTTCCTGCGGCGTTTTGACGATGACCTTGGTTGCTTTCGAGAGGGCGGCGACGGCTGACCCCCAGCAGATAACGGCGTAAGCTTTGGCTTCGTCCTGCGGGAAGCCGCCCATCCATTGATGCAGCACGGTGGTAATTTCCGCGTCGGCGTAGCCGAATTTTTCCATGTACTCTTTCGTCAGTTCGCGAAGCACGATCATCGCCGCGACATCCTGAACCAGGTTCCCGCATTGCCCATAGCCGACGGTCAGATTCCGGACGCCCTGTTCGGCGGCGAGGAGCGATTCGAGGATCGCGACGGAATGCGAGATGCAGGGGGGAACGAGCGTTCCGGTCAGCGGTCCGTAGGGCTCGCGATTGATCTTGATGCCCGCTTCCTGATACAGCCCGGTGAGACGATCGACGTACTGCCAGTCGCGGATCGTTTTTTCGAGAGATACGCTTTTCGCGTAGGGGATATTATAGGAAATTCCGCCGCCTTCGAAAGACGTGAACCCGGAGGCGTAGCAGATTTCCGCCAGCAGCCGTGCGTCGGGGGTCCCGTGACGGATCTGGACCGGGATATCGAGGAGCTCGACGATTTGGCGGTTGGTTTCGACGCCGTGATTGACGGCGGGATATCCGTTCAGCATTGCGCGCCCGGAGCTCAGCGATTCCTGGATCCCGTTTTCCGCTTCGCGGTAGCGGTTTTGGCGGGTGTAGCTGTCGATCGTCGTCGGAAGCAGGTCGGCTTCGCCTTCGTTCTGCAAATAGGTCAGAAGCTTGATATGTTCGGCGATGAGTGGGACGCCGGCGCGCGGCTGGATTAAGGTGATATGCTGATCGTCGGCGAGTTTCAGCTTTTCCGGAAATTTTTTCGATTCAGGAAGCTGCTGATGATATTCGAAGGCGTCGTCGAGATCGACGTCGGCGCCGGTTTTCCAGCCGCTCAGGACTTCGCGCCGTTCGACCATGAACGGATCTAATGGCAGCCGGTTATCCGACAGCTGATGAGAAGGGGTTGTCTCAGGCATGGATGATTTCCTTTTTCATGATGGAGAGCGCTGATTCGGGATTGATTTCGGATAGGACGCCCATCGCGGAGAGAATATATTTTTTATCCAACAGGACGTCGACCCGGTTCGGCCGGAGCGAGCTGGGGAATTCCTTCGAATAGGAAGCGAAGGCGGCGATTTCCCGCGGCGCGGCGGCATGGATCAGCGCGCCGCCGATCAGGACGACGGTTTCGATTGAGCGAAGGTCTTTTCCTTCCTGAATAAAGATTTGTCCTGCCGGCGTGTACGATTCTTCGATCGTTCCTGCGTGGCGGATCGTCGCCGCCTGAACCGCCGCGCAGGCGAACGCGTGATCCAGGCGGGCTTCCCGTTCGTTCCGTGGGAGGAGTCCGTGATTGGCCTGAACCTTGTCCGCCCAGGCGTTGACTTCGTCGACGCTGGTATCCGCGATCCGCGCGATCCGCTCCGCGCCGGCGGCTTCGAGGATGCCATGGATACTGATCCTCATGCCGATATCGCCTTCGACAGATCGCTTTTCATATGGATCGATCAGGCCCTTCAGGTATGTATTCGAGTTCTCGGGAGCGCCGTCCGCGATCGAGTAAACGTCGGTCGTCGCTCCGCCCAGATCGACCGCCATGAGCGGGCCGAGGCCGGGGTTTTGATTGACGCCCTTTGACAGGAGCGTCAGCGCTTTCAGGACGGATACCGGCGTCGGCATGGTAATTTCTCCCATGATGGTTTCCATTCGGCTCAGCCCTTTGGCGTGAATAATTTGCGAGAGGAAGGTTTTCCGGATCTGATCCTGAACCGGCCGGATATTCAGCTGGTCGAGCCTGGGGAGGACGTTCGGCGTTATCATCGCCGGTTTCCCGGCCGCGCTCAGGATTTTACAGCATTCGTCCGCCGCGTTCCGGTTCCCGGCGATCAGGATCGGACAGTCGATCCCGGATCGTGCCAGACGTTCAGCGTTGGTCAGAATGCATTTTTCATCGCCCCCGTCGGTCCCGCCTGTCAGCAGGAACAGGTCCGGGCGTGAGTTGAGGATAAAATCGATATCGCTGCCGGTTAATTTTCCGGCGAAGACCTTCAGGATTTTTCCGCCGCCGCCCAACGCGGCTAAGCGCGCCGCTTTCGCGGTCAGCTCGAGAACGAGCCCTGAGACGATAATCCGAAGCCCGCCCGCTGCGCTCGAACAGGCGCGGATTGTCGGAAAGGCGAGCGGGCCGGCCGTCCGTTCAAGGAGGGCGCGCGCGCTGCGGAGCCCTTCGCTGATATCGGTTTCGACGGTCGTCGGACTTTGCGCCGTGCCCAGGATTTCTTCCGCGGCTTCGTCGACCGCGACAAGCTTTGTATAGGTGCTCCCAAAGTCAATTAACAGCGTCGCGTCTCTCATTCGCAGCTCCTCAGAACCCGTCCGGCGTCAGGCGCTTTCCTCGGCGACCTCGACGCCGAGGTCCTGTTTCAGGAGGCGAACGCCGTCTTCCGGATCGGTCCCGGGCGGAAAGACGCGGTTGAACCCCATGTCAAGGAAGCGTTTTTCGACGTCTTCGAACTTCTGTTTCCCAACGACGATATTTCCGCCGATATAGAGGAGGATATCGCCGATTCCCGCTTCGATGCATTTATCGCGCATTCCGCGGCAGTCCAATTCGCCATGGCCGTAGAGCGAGGAGACGATAATCGCGTCGGCGTTGGTTTCGATCGCCGCGTTAATGAATTCATCCTGACTGACCATGACGCCTAAGTTGATGACTTCGAATCCGGCCTGCGTAAAAGCG includes:
- a CDS encoding lantibiotic ABC transporter: MSYSARMQKNHLFSVYLAPRGNPRMADVGNQIAQLYMSPFDSLIGFVGESGSGKSVLIRGMFPGLEMTNDDEGVNVRPLPLLQLHDQSFFSAHTYHIDIRFESAFTQMTDIVQAINDATAMGKRVIVEHFDLLYPAIKRNAHLLVGVGEEIIITRPTMFGPDPRDLQKIVSKSVIYRRMAHTAEDLCEFCLLGYGIGSFEHSDVRHGFILSYMDKRAINILDLEHQVNEMIKKDIPISYLDRTHILIGDQRHYCTGPRMHVRTTGEIVNFRLHPEILVDEMTGRNMLVGLVGTPPSYAIGDINQIFV
- a CDS encoding methylaspartate mutase subunit S; protein product: MERKKKLVIGVIGADVHAVGIRILDFAFTQAGFEVINLGVMVSQDEFINAAIETNADAIIVSSLYGHGELDCRGMRDKCIEAGIGDILLYIGGNIVVGKQKFEDVEKRFLDMGFNRVFPPGTDPEDGVRLLKQDLGVEVAEESA
- a CDS encoding methylaspartate ammonia-lyase: MKIQRTFLSPGRTGFYFDDQKAIKQGAAHDGMSYAGAPVTPGFERIRIPGEAISVQFLLADGQIAYGDCAAVQYSGAGGRDPVFLARTFLPLIEREVLPRIEGRDWTSFDAAMREIEAIRVDGKPLHTAIRYGLSQAVLDAIAKSNHELMCETLAREYGTTVSDRPIPIFAQSGDERDLNADKMILKSADVLPHALINNVKEKLGEKGEILAAYVRRLSNRIRELRVSPSYNPVLHIDVYGTIGEIFPKNDWAAISGYLASLAELAAPFRLRIEGPVDYGAHDAQRDALTALTAALDERGIPVELVADEWCNTLEDVREFADAKAGHMIQIKTPDLGSMHNSAEAVLYCREKGVGAYLGGSCNETDRSAQITAHVAMATSPAQMLAKPGMGFDEGFMIVYNEMQRILAYRAARK
- a CDS encoding methylaspartate mutase subunit E, whose translation is MPETTPSHQLSDNRLPLDPFMVERREVLSGWKTGADVDLDDAFEYHQQLPESKKFPEKLKLADDQHITLIQPRAGVPLIAEHIKLLTYLQNEGEADLLPTTIDSYTRQNRYREAENGIQESLSSGRAMLNGYPAVNHGVETNRQIVELLDIPVQIRHGTPDARLLAEICYASGFTSFEGGGISYNIPYAKSVSLEKTIRDWQYVDRLTGLYQEAGIKINREPYGPLTGTLVPPCISHSVAILESLLAAEQGVRNLTVGYGQCGNLVQDVAAMIVLRELTKEYMEKFGYADAEITTVLHQWMGGFPQDEAKAYAVICWGSAVAALSKATKVIVKTPQEAIGVPTMEANAAGLRATKQMITMLRDQMPDRASLSEEQALIEEETRCIVDKVIEIGEGSIAAGVVRAFQAGFLDIPFAPSKYNAGKLLPARDNRGAVRIFHPGALPLTPALLDFHKQKINERAAYEKRQASFQMVIDDVYAISKGRLVGRPR
- a CDS encoding 3-methylaspartate ammonia-lyase produces the protein MKPEFKILSATAILGYGFPIASFEAGIAKGPDLIAADAGSTDPGPYYLGSGISFTDRQAVKRDLRIMIKAGVERKIPVVVGTAGGSGAEPHLAWCFEIIREIAREEALNFRIAVIHAEFEKSFVADALKKGKIRPLDRAPELTEERVLNSEHIVGQMGVEPYIRAFEEIPDVVLAGRSYDPSVFAALPIRDGFDRALALHLGKILECAAICASPGSGSDCMFGKLTNDWFELEALNPVRKCTTVSVAAHTLYEKTNPYILPGPGGHLDLRDCSFTDQGSGRIRVSGSKFIADKPYTIKLEGAQSVGFRTVSIAGTRDPIMIREIDRTIAAVRANVADIYKDQPWDYRLNFTVYGKDGVMGPLEPTPGTESAHELGIIIEAVAESQERADAVCATARSTMLHYGYPGRIATAGNLAFPFSPSDFHAGKVYEFSVYHLLEVEDPAAPFRIDVYEL
- a CDS encoding acyl-CoA synthetase: MKRKLTEMADVIRSKNSGPYELTLDVLFKTADDFETARKYRLLSPEKICELYKIAPEKIIGIVEFPPAKAIKVTIQRPTCSGDTGETDVYGAQQHAPLLSIELDTDSPQPA
- a CDS encoding MutL protein — its product is MRDATLLIDFGSTYTKLVAVDEAAEEILGTAQSPTTVETDISEGLRSARALLERTAGPLAFPTIRACSSAAGGLRIIVSGLVLELTAKAARLAALGGGGKILKVFAGKLTGSDIDFILNSRPDLFLLTGGTDGGDEKCILTNAERLARSGIDCPILIAGNRNAADECCKILSAAGKPAMITPNVLPRLDQLNIRPVQDQIRKTFLSQIIHAKGLSRMETIMGEITMPTPVSVLKALTLLSKGVNQNPGLGPLMAVDLGGATTDVYSIADGAPENSNTYLKGLIDPYEKRSVEGDIGMRISIHGILEAAGAERIARIADTSVDEVNAWADKVQANHGLLPRNEREARLDHAFACAAVQAATIRHAGTIEESYTPAGQIFIQEGKDLRSIETVVLIGGALIHAAAPREIAAFASYSKEFPSSLRPNRVDVLLDKKYILSAMGVLSEINPESALSIMKKEIIHA